The following coding sequences lie in one Desulfitibacter sp. BRH_c19 genomic window:
- a CDS encoding ribosomal-protein-alanine acetyltransferase: MAEEYSIRKMTFQDIDQVLEVENLSFPSPWSRSSFEAEINDNLFAHYYVVFKDHKVVGYAGMWMIIDEAHVTNIAVHPEFRGLNFGKRLTQTLIMQAFRQGANRITLEVRVSNLIARNLYKDLGFNEAGIRKGYYSDNNENAIIMWKNILVSGDEPGGDILC; this comes from the coding sequence ATGGCTGAAGAATACTCAATTAGAAAAATGACATTTCAAGATATAGACCAGGTACTAGAAGTTGAAAATCTCTCCTTTCCGAGCCCTTGGTCAAGGAGCTCTTTCGAAGCGGAGATAAATGATAATTTGTTTGCTCATTATTATGTGGTTTTTAAAGATCATAAAGTAGTAGGTTATGCAGGCATGTGGATGATTATTGATGAAGCGCACGTGACAAATATTGCAGTTCATCCAGAATTTAGAGGATTGAATTTTGGCAAGAGACTTACCCAAACACTTATTATGCAGGCATTTAGGCAGGGTGCTAATAGGATTACTCTAGAAGTAAGGGTATCTAACTTAATAGCTAGAAATCTATACAAGGACTTAGGCTTTAATGAAGCTGGGATTCGCAAGGGTTATTATTCCGATAACAATGAAAATGCTATTATAATGTGGAAGAATATTCTAGTAAGTGGTGATGAACCAGGAGGTGATATACTATGCTAA
- a CDS encoding tRNA threonylcarbamoyl adenosine modification protein TsaD, producing the protein MLILGIETSCDETSAAVIKDGKTILSNIISSQISTHQPYGGVVPEIASRKHLENIIPVINGAMEQADVTFEKIGGIAVTYGPGLVGALLVGVSAAKALAYSLNKPLIGVNHLDGHIYANFLEHNLDMPLVCLVVSGGHTSLIYMEDHDKRTLLGATRDDAAGEVFDKIARKMNLGYPGGPAIEEIATKGQPLIDFPRSWLEPDSFDFSFSGLKTSVINYMHKKEQIGEEVSVPDIAASFQEAIFEVLITKTIKAAEMKRVKTIVLAGGVAANSNLKNKMTDQANELGIKVYFPSTILCTDNAAMIACAGHYNLLKGQTANLELNAVPNLQMSLTSI; encoded by the coding sequence ATGCTAATTCTAGGAATTGAGACTAGCTGTGACGAAACATCTGCAGCTGTAATAAAAGATGGTAAGACTATCTTGAGTAATATAATATCTAGTCAGATTAGTACCCATCAGCCTTACGGAGGTGTTGTTCCGGAGATTGCATCAAGAAAACACTTGGAAAACATAATACCTGTTATTAATGGGGCTATGGAGCAGGCCGATGTGACTTTTGAAAAAATTGGAGGAATAGCTGTAACCTATGGGCCTGGGTTAGTGGGAGCACTATTAGTTGGAGTTTCTGCTGCTAAAGCGCTTGCGTATTCTCTCAATAAGCCTTTAATTGGTGTGAATCATCTTGATGGTCACATTTATGCTAACTTTCTGGAGCATAACTTAGATATGCCACTTGTATGTTTGGTAGTATCAGGTGGTCATACAAGCCTTATTTATATGGAAGATCATGATAAAAGAACACTTTTGGGAGCAACAAGAGATGATGCAGCTGGAGAAGTATTTGATAAAATTGCACGTAAGATGAATTTGGGATATCCAGGGGGGCCCGCTATTGAAGAAATAGCTACAAAAGGACAGCCACTAATTGATTTTCCAAGATCGTGGCTTGAGCCTGATAGCTTTGATTTTAGCTTTAGTGGTTTAAAAACCTCTGTAATAAATTATATGCATAAGAAAGAGCAGATAGGAGAGGAGGTAAGTGTTCCTGATATAGCTGCAAGCTTTCAAGAGGCCATTTTTGAAGTTCTAATAACTAAAACCATCAAGGCTGCAGAAATGAAAAGAGTTAAAACCATAGTGCTAGCCGGTGGAGTTGCTGCCAATTCAAATTTAAAGAACAAGATGACAGATCAGGCCAATGAGTTAGGCATTAAGGTGTATTTTCCATCAACAATTTTATGTACAGATAATGCTGCTATGATAGCTTGCGCTGGACATTATAATTTATTAAAAGGTCAGACAGCAAATTTGGAACTTAATGCAGTTCCTAATTTACAAATGTCCTTAACCTCTATTTAA
- a CDS encoding glutamate-1-semialdehyde 2,1-aminomutase, with translation MFEEAQRLSPGGLMGIRRPYNFIPGEYPIFIEHGYEGHIVDVDGNDYIDMLCGYGPIILGYNEKEINNAVIEQLDKGFCFALVQPVQNQLEKRLVELIPSAEMAILVKTGSDATGVAVRIARGYTEKNIILRCGYHGWHDWCVEVEGGVPSAIRDLTREFPYGDLDALEKLLKDNANDVAGIIITPVGHPLAAPVTAPPEGYLEGVRELADKYKTVLIFDEIRTGFRVALGGAQERYGVTPDLSTFGKAMANGYAISACVGKEEIMKVAEKKVFISSTFFPNSLEMTAAMKCIDILEREKVMESIWKRGQMFLDSLSSIVEKSQVPASVSGIPPMPFLTFEKVDNRYKERRNCFYTETIRRNLFIQPYHHWYIAHRHTDKDLTNALDVIGEALEVVKERFPLK, from the coding sequence ATGTTTGAAGAAGCACAGCGCCTTTCCCCAGGAGGTTTAATGGGGATTCGTAGACCCTATAATTTTATACCAGGAGAATATCCGATTTTCATTGAACATGGATACGAAGGTCACATTGTTGATGTGGATGGCAACGATTATATAGATATGCTTTGCGGATATGGTCCAATTATACTGGGCTACAATGAAAAAGAAATAAATAATGCAGTAATTGAACAACTGGATAAAGGGTTCTGTTTTGCATTAGTTCAGCCTGTCCAAAACCAGCTTGAAAAAAGACTAGTTGAATTAATCCCATCAGCTGAAATGGCTATATTAGTGAAGACAGGCTCGGATGCAACAGGAGTAGCGGTCCGAATTGCAAGAGGTTATACTGAAAAAAATATAATTTTACGTTGTGGTTATCATGGTTGGCATGATTGGTGTGTGGAAGTAGAAGGCGGTGTACCAAGTGCAATAAGAGATTTAACACGTGAATTTCCCTATGGAGATTTAGATGCTCTGGAAAAACTGTTAAAAGATAATGCTAATGATGTTGCTGGAATTATCATAACTCCTGTAGGCCATCCTCTAGCAGCACCTGTTACAGCCCCTCCTGAAGGCTACTTAGAAGGGGTACGTGAACTTGCTGACAAATACAAGACCGTATTAATCTTTGATGAAATAAGAACTGGTTTCAGGGTAGCATTAGGAGGGGCCCAAGAAAGGTATGGTGTAACACCTGACCTTTCTACCTTTGGAAAAGCAATGGCCAATGGTTATGCTATAAGTGCATGTGTGGGCAAAGAAGAAATAATGAAGGTGGCAGAAAAAAAAGTTTTTATAAGTTCCACTTTCTTTCCTAACAGTCTAGAAATGACAGCTGCAATGAAGTGCATTGACATACTAGAAAGGGAAAAGGTTATGGAAAGCATTTGGAAACGCGGACAAATGTTTTTGGATAGTCTTAGTAGTATTGTGGAGAAGTCTCAGGTCCCTGCCTCAGTATCTGGAATACCACCAATGCCATTTTTAACCTTTGAAAAGGTAGATAATCGTTATAAAGAACGCAGAAACTGTTTCTATACAGAAACAATCCGTAGAAACCTATTTATTCAACCATACCATCATTGGTATATTGCCCATAGACATACCGACAAGGATCTCACTAATGCATTAGATGTAATAGGAGAAGCCTTGGAGGTTGTAAAAGAAAGATTTCCTCTAAAATAG
- a CDS encoding PemK family transcriptional regulator, with protein MHVRRGDIFYAQLNPVVGSEQGGTRPVLIIQNDIGNQYSPTTIVLAITSQISKAKLPTHIEMPSSKSGLEKNSVILAEQIRTIDKSRLKHKVAFLDEEFMVKVDQALEISLGLTEV; from the coding sequence ATGCATGTCAGAAGAGGAGATATATTTTATGCCCAACTAAATCCAGTTGTTGGTTCAGAGCAAGGTGGAACACGACCTGTTCTTATCATTCAAAATGATATTGGTAACCAATATAGTCCTACCACTATTGTGCTGGCAATCACTTCACAAATTTCTAAAGCTAAGTTGCCAACCCATATAGAAATGCCCAGTTCTAAAAGCGGGCTTGAAAAGAATTCTGTTATTCTTGCGGAACAAATACGTACTATTGACAAAAGCCGCTTAAAACACAAAGTAGCTTTTTTAGATGAGGAGTTCATGGTTAAGGTTGATCAAGCACTGGAAATAAGTCTAGGTTTAACTGAGGTTTAA
- a CDS encoding xanthine phosphoribosyltransferase, with the protein MNLLKEKILEEGHVLSANILKVDSFLNHQMDPVLMYKIGEEFAKRFEGEIITKVLTVEASGIAAALMTGLVLGVPVVFAKKKKPSTMDGAFFSGRIHSFTKNETVDIVVASKYLKSEDRVLIIDDFLATGEAAKGMIEIARQAACHLVGVGICIEKSFQDGGKQLREIGVRVETLVSINALTNGKVDFV; encoded by the coding sequence ATGAATCTGCTAAAGGAAAAAATACTTGAAGAAGGTCACGTATTATCGGCAAACATTTTAAAGGTGGACTCCTTTCTAAACCATCAAATGGATCCCGTCTTGATGTATAAGATTGGAGAAGAATTTGCAAAAAGGTTTGAAGGAGAAATAATAACCAAAGTTTTAACTGTTGAAGCATCAGGTATTGCTGCAGCATTAATGACAGGGTTGGTTTTAGGAGTTCCTGTTGTTTTTGCGAAAAAGAAGAAGCCCTCCACTATGGATGGAGCATTTTTTAGTGGTAGGATTCATTCGTTCACAAAGAATGAGACAGTAGATATAGTTGTAGCTTCCAAGTATTTAAAAAGTGAAGATAGGGTATTGATAATTGATGATTTTTTAGCTACAGGTGAAGCTGCAAAAGGTATGATTGAAATAGCTCGCCAGGCAGCCTGCCACTTAGTTGGTGTTGGTATTTGTATTGAGAAATCCTTCCAGGATGGAGGTAAACAACTAAGGGAAATTGGTGTAAGGGTTGAAACACTAGTAAGCATAAATGCTTTGACTAATGGAAAAGTTGACTTTGTATAA
- a CDS encoding amidohydrolase, which translates to MLALTNGRIITITGPIYEKGTVLVDGEKIKQVGSITDVKIPSDSKIIDLEGSTVIPGFIESHCHVGIMEEMYRIEGDDLNETTNPITPTLRAIDAVYPGDLAFKDALQAGVTTIHILPGSANVIGGTTLIMKTHGLIIDKMAVNTCAGLKIAFGENPKLVYGEQSKAPKTRMATAALLREQFVKAIYYRDKHQKAKWDPDKKPERNLAMEMINLVLDGTIPLRAHAHRTDDIMTAIRIAEEFKVNIIIEHGTEAHLIAEEIVKRKIPVVTGPSFTSRAKVEMGQRTFKTPGVLAKKGVKVAIMTDHPVIPIEYLPLCAALALKAGMDSEEALKSITINAAEILGIADRVGSIAEGKDADLVVMDGDPLEIKTKVKEVFINGNSVYKN; encoded by the coding sequence TTGCTGGCATTAACTAATGGTAGGATAATTACAATAACTGGCCCAATATATGAAAAAGGAACAGTACTTGTAGATGGAGAAAAGATAAAGCAAGTAGGTAGTATTACAGATGTAAAGATACCATCTGACAGTAAAATTATAGATCTTGAGGGCAGTACAGTTATTCCTGGTTTCATTGAGAGCCACTGCCATGTGGGTATCATGGAAGAGATGTATAGGATCGAAGGTGATGACTTAAATGAAACTACTAATCCAATCACACCTACCTTAAGAGCTATTGATGCGGTTTATCCAGGGGATTTGGCTTTTAAAGATGCCCTTCAAGCAGGCGTAACTACTATACATATATTACCTGGAAGTGCTAATGTAATAGGTGGAACCACTCTTATCATGAAGACCCATGGACTAATTATTGATAAGATGGCAGTCAATACCTGTGCTGGACTAAAGATTGCTTTTGGTGAAAACCCTAAACTGGTTTATGGAGAGCAGTCAAAAGCACCCAAAACAAGGATGGCTACTGCAGCTTTACTAAGAGAACAGTTTGTAAAGGCAATTTACTATAGAGATAAGCATCAAAAGGCTAAATGGGACCCAGATAAAAAACCGGAAAGAAATTTAGCTATGGAAATGATAAATCTTGTATTAGACGGAACGATTCCATTAAGAGCTCATGCACATAGAACTGATGATATCATGACAGCTATTAGAATTGCAGAGGAATTTAAAGTAAATATCATTATAGAGCATGGAACAGAAGCCCATCTAATTGCAGAAGAGATTGTCAAGAGAAAGATTCCTGTGGTTACCGGACCTAGCTTTACATCCAGGGCTAAGGTTGAAATGGGTCAAAGGACATTTAAGACTCCCGGAGTTTTGGCTAAAAAAGGAGTTAAGGTAGCCATTATGACAGATCACCCTGTAATCCCCATAGAATATCTCCCACTATGTGCTGCTTTAGCACTTAAGGCAGGTATGGATTCTGAGGAGGCATTGAAGTCGATTACAATAAATGCTGCTGAGATACTGGGAATAGCTGATAGAGTTGGTAGTATAGCTGAAGGTAAGGACGCTGACCTGGTTGTTATGGATGGCGATCCACTCGAGATAAAAACCAAAGTTAAGGAAGTTTTTATAAATGGTAATTCAGTTTATAAAAACTAA
- a CDS encoding histidine kinase has product MIIFSLIEAFFLIVIPLEITLKALLLIPVNVTFFWLILKLYTKPFKSQDENRQATNTSLFIAHETLPYLRRGLDENTAQNTAEIIKKISELPAVAITDKDKILAFIGIGCERHRPGDPIVTSATKDVLKTGEYQVIETSEGFNCPVKDCQCPLGAVIIVPLKVKGKVIGTLKLYDTRPGPLSDHSIRLALGIGQLLSMQTELAELDRQSQLLTKARLDALHAQINPHFFFNTINTIVLYSRTNPEKSRQLLIHLADFFRQTLRRRGHYITLGEELECIETYLTLEKARFEDSLKIIQEIDDSLLGLKIPFLSLQPIVENAVKHGITPKVGGGTLKISAIMKDDHLVMMVSDDGVGIPEEKIHLVLQPGYGSGNGVGLSNVHDRLISLYGPNYGLRICSSADQGTTVQIRVPIKNVEEEQSNSNININESTLTIQ; this is encoded by the coding sequence ATAATAATATTTTCTCTCATAGAAGCATTCTTTCTTATTGTAATTCCTTTAGAAATAACTTTAAAAGCACTTCTATTAATTCCTGTAAATGTTACTTTCTTCTGGTTAATACTTAAGTTATACACAAAACCTTTTAAAAGTCAAGATGAAAACAGACAAGCTACCAATACCAGCCTTTTCATTGCCCATGAAACTTTACCATACCTAAGGCGCGGCTTAGATGAGAACACAGCTCAGAATACTGCGGAAATAATCAAAAAAATTAGTGAGCTTCCTGCGGTTGCAATAACTGATAAGGATAAAATACTTGCTTTTATAGGTATTGGATGTGAAAGACACAGACCTGGTGATCCTATCGTGACTTCAGCAACTAAGGATGTATTAAAGACGGGAGAATATCAAGTAATTGAAACTTCTGAAGGCTTTAACTGCCCAGTTAAGGATTGCCAGTGTCCATTAGGAGCAGTAATAATTGTGCCCTTAAAGGTAAAGGGTAAAGTTATAGGGACTTTAAAATTGTATGATACAAGGCCGGGACCCCTTTCTGATCATTCAATTAGACTTGCACTAGGTATTGGCCAGTTACTAAGTATGCAAACTGAATTAGCTGAACTTGACAGGCAGTCTCAACTGTTAACTAAAGCAAGGCTTGATGCTTTACATGCACAGATAAACCCACACTTCTTTTTCAATACAATTAACACTATTGTTCTTTATAGTAGAACTAACCCTGAAAAATCACGGCAGCTTTTAATTCACCTGGCTGACTTTTTCAGACAAACTCTCAGGAGAAGAGGTCACTATATAACTTTAGGAGAAGAGCTGGAGTGCATTGAAACCTATTTAACTTTGGAAAAGGCCCGCTTCGAAGATTCGTTAAAAATTATTCAAGAAATTGATGATAGTTTGCTGGGGTTAAAAATACCATTTTTGAGTCTCCAACCCATTGTAGAAAATGCAGTAAAGCACGGAATAACGCCTAAAGTGGGTGGAGGAACTTTGAAAATTTCTGCGATTATGAAAGATGACCATTTGGTGATGATGGTTTCTGACGATGGTGTTGGTATCCCTGAAGAAAAAATTCATCTTGTCCTTCAACCAGGCTATGGGTCTGGAAATGGAGTAGGTTTGAGTAATGTTCATGACAGGCTCATCAGCCTGTATGGCCCTAACTATGGTTTAAGAATTTGCTCCAGCGCAGATCAGGGCACTACAGTTCAAATAAGAGTGCCTATTAAGAATGTAGAAGAAGAACAATCCAATTCTAATATAAATATTAATGAAAGCACCCTTACGATTCAATAA
- a CDS encoding CopG family transcriptional regulator gives MSHVKRIMISIPENLLKEVDGLANREKRNRSEFIREAMKLYISEQNKRGIREQMKKGYQEMAQINLHLAVENYEVENEAQEYYEEKLAECK, from the coding sequence TTGTCGCATGTCAAAAGAATCATGATTAGTATACCAGAAAACTTATTAAAAGAAGTAGATGGACTAGCTAATAGAGAAAAGAGAAATCGTAGTGAATTTATAAGGGAAGCGATGAAGTTGTATATATCTGAGCAAAACAAAAGAGGTATTAGAGAGCAAATGAAAAAAGGTTATCAAGAAATGGCTCAGATTAACTTACATTTAGCTGTAGAAAACTACGAAGTAGAAAACGAAGCACAAGAATATTACGAAGAGAAATTAGCGGAGTGTAAATAA
- a CDS encoding bifunctional ADP-dependent (S)-NAD(P)H-hydrate dehydratase/NAD(P)H-hydrate epimerase, translated as MKLVTSNEMMNLDNIAINKYSIPGIVLMENAGLQVVHKIKQLFNYFLENKRIMIFCGKGNNGGDGMVIARHLINKGADVKVFLLSSPSEIKGDAATNLKILQSMGVRIYPIINEKDLHRVNIAMIYSDLIVDAIYGTGFKGEAKGISTSLIKLINESKKIVLSVDLPSGLEADTGEVCGECIKATHTITFGLPKIGLYLEPGCRFSGQIEVVDISLPQKLFNQNSLNRELITLDWVKSKLTKRESNTHKGNYGHVLVVGGSPGMTGAVYLAATGALKAGAGLVTAAIPRSLNSILEQKLTEVMTKPLPENDKGFLGRDSLEPILEMIKSVDTIVIGPGMSVSIEGETLLKELMPQIKIPIVLDADGLNLLSRIVASDKEFLKKIQAEIIFTPHPGEMARLCQINIQEIQKDRLTIGEKFAKEWGVILVLKGSKTLIASPKGKTFLNITGNPGMSTGGTGDVLAGIIGALLGQGFNMDTAAAMGVFLHGYAADKAVKQTGEYSLTAMDIIDYLPIVLMEISEGE; from the coding sequence TTGAAACTTGTTACTTCTAATGAAATGATGAATTTAGACAATATTGCTATTAATAAGTATTCTATACCTGGTATTGTTTTAATGGAGAATGCAGGTTTACAAGTGGTGCACAAGATAAAGCAACTATTTAACTACTTTTTAGAAAATAAAAGGATTATGATTTTTTGTGGTAAGGGAAACAATGGAGGAGACGGAATGGTCATTGCTCGGCATCTAATAAACAAAGGTGCTGATGTGAAGGTTTTTTTGCTTAGTAGTCCATCAGAGATAAAAGGTGATGCAGCTACAAACCTAAAAATCCTCCAATCCATGGGAGTGAGAATATATCCAATTATTAATGAGAAGGATCTACACAGAGTTAATATCGCAATGATTTATTCGGACTTAATTGTAGATGCTATTTATGGTACGGGATTTAAGGGAGAAGCTAAAGGAATATCTACAAGTCTCATAAAACTCATAAATGAATCAAAAAAAATAGTATTAAGTGTAGATTTACCCTCAGGTTTAGAAGCTGACACAGGAGAAGTTTGCGGAGAATGTATTAAAGCTACCCATACAATTACTTTTGGATTGCCAAAAATTGGTCTCTATTTAGAGCCAGGATGTAGATTTAGCGGACAGATAGAAGTTGTAGATATCTCACTACCACAAAAGTTATTTAATCAGAATTCCTTAAATAGGGAACTAATAACTTTAGATTGGGTAAAAAGTAAGCTAACTAAAAGGGAGTCAAACACACATAAAGGCAACTACGGTCACGTACTTGTAGTAGGTGGTTCTCCTGGAATGACGGGTGCTGTATACTTAGCAGCTACTGGGGCATTAAAAGCAGGAGCTGGTCTTGTAACAGCAGCGATTCCTCGCTCATTAAATTCCATACTTGAACAAAAACTTACCGAGGTTATGACAAAACCATTGCCTGAAAATGATAAGGGCTTTCTTGGGAGAGATTCCTTAGAACCAATCTTGGAGATGATTAAATCTGTAGATACTATAGTTATAGGCCCTGGAATGAGTGTTTCAATTGAAGGAGAAACCTTATTAAAAGAATTAATGCCTCAAATAAAAATTCCCATCGTTCTTGATGCTGATGGTTTAAACCTTTTGAGTAGAATTGTAGCAAGTGATAAAGAGTTTCTAAAAAAAATACAAGCAGAGATTATATTTACACCACATCCAGGAGAAATGGCACGTCTATGTCAAATCAATATCCAGGAAATTCAAAAAGACAGATTAACCATTGGAGAAAAATTTGCGAAAGAGTGGGGTGTAATCCTTGTATTAAAAGGATCTAAAACACTTATTGCTTCTCCAAAGGGTAAGACTTTTTTAAATATTACCGGAAACCCAGGAATGAGTACAGGAGGGACAGGTGATGTCCTGGCGGGTATAATAGGGGCCCTTTTAGGTCAAGGTTTTAATATGGATACAGCTGCAGCTATGGGTGTATTTCTTCATGGTTATGCTGCAGATAAGGCTGTTAAACAAACAGGTGAGTATTCTCTGACAGCCATGGATATTATTGATTATCTTCCTATAGTCTTAATGGAAATAAGTGAAGGTGAATAA
- a CDS encoding lysine 2,3-aminomutase, with amino-acid sequence MRHYKEISLWENITDEQWNDWKWQVSNRITTVEELKQIIDLSEKEEDGVKNCLKTFRMAITPYYASLIDKDNPSCPIRRQAVPTYNELKGSKCDLEDPLDEDVDSPVPCITHRYPDRVLFLVTDQCSMYCRHCTRRRMAGTNDQARNKDQIEAAIEYIRNNNVVRDVIISGGDGLLISDSLLEDILKKLRDIPHVEIIRIGTRTPVVMPQRITQSLCNMIKKYHPVWVNVHFNHPNEVTPEAKKACAMLSDAGIPLGNQSVLLKSVNDCPLVMKKLLHELLKMRVRPYYVYQCDLAKGIEHFRTPVSAGIQMMEYLRGHTSGLAVPVFVVDAPRGGGKIPVMPQYLISQSPNKVILRNFEGGLYSYTQPKHEIDPEKPCEHCGEHHNDYDMGLAKMLNGHTVAMEPVVKR; translated from the coding sequence ATGAGACACTATAAAGAGATTTCGTTATGGGAAAACATTACTGACGAGCAGTGGAATGACTGGAAATGGCAGGTCAGCAATCGTATAACTACTGTTGAAGAGCTTAAGCAAATCATAGACCTAAGTGAAAAGGAGGAAGATGGGGTAAAAAATTGTCTAAAAACCTTTAGGATGGCAATAACTCCATATTATGCTTCACTAATTGATAAAGATAATCCTAGTTGCCCCATTAGAAGGCAAGCAGTTCCTACTTATAATGAATTAAAGGGTTCTAAATGTGATTTAGAAGACCCATTAGATGAAGATGTTGATTCTCCTGTGCCATGTATAACCCATAGATATCCAGATAGGGTACTGTTTTTGGTAACTGATCAATGTTCCATGTACTGTAGACATTGTACCAGAAGACGTATGGCTGGTACTAATGATCAGGCAAGAAATAAAGATCAGATAGAAGCAGCAATTGAGTATATTAGGAATAATAATGTGGTTCGAGATGTCATAATTTCTGGTGGAGATGGGTTATTAATTTCTGATAGTCTTCTTGAAGATATTCTAAAAAAATTAAGGGATATTCCTCATGTTGAGATAATCAGGATTGGCACTAGAACTCCAGTTGTTATGCCCCAAAGGATAACACAAAGCCTATGTAATATGATCAAAAAATACCATCCTGTATGGGTCAATGTACACTTTAACCATCCAAATGAGGTAACTCCTGAAGCAAAAAAAGCTTGTGCTATGCTAAGCGATGCTGGCATTCCTTTGGGTAATCAAAGTGTATTACTAAAATCAGTAAATGACTGTCCGCTAGTAATGAAAAAATTATTACATGAGCTTTTAAAAATGCGTGTTAGACCATACTATGTATATCAATGTGATTTAGCTAAGGGAATCGAACATTTTAGAACTCCAGTTAGTGCTGGAATTCAAATGATGGAGTATTTAAGGGGACATACCTCAGGACTTGCGGTTCCTGTATTTGTTGTGGACGCTCCAAGAGGAGGGGGAAAAATACCTGTAATGCCCCAATACTTAATATCTCAATCTCCAAACAAGGTAATTCTGAGAAACTTTGAAGGTGGTTTATATAGCTATACACAACCAAAACATGAGATTGACCCTGAAAAACCTTGCGAACATTGCGGTGAGCATCATAATGACTATGATATGGGACTTGCAAAGATGTTAAATGGGCATACAGTTGCCATGGAGCCTGTAGTAAAAAGATAG